Genomic window (Terriglobales bacterium):
CTTCGTATGAGATCATCCCGCACCTGGCCGGCGACGACACCTTGTGGTGGAAGCTGGCTACCATCATCTCCTGCGGGACGCTGGCGGGCGCGGTCATCCCCGAGCTGGTCAAGGTCTTCAACTCGGTGGACTCCGCCCACGTCAAGGAAATCGTGACCTCGTCGCGGGAGGGCGGCGCGTCGCTGAACATCCTCTCCGGTCTGGTTGCGGGAAACTTCTCCGCCTACTGGCTGGGCATCACCATCGTGGCGCTGATGGGCCTCGCGCACTACTTCGCCTCCCAGGGGCTGGAGCATGTCATGGTGGCGGCGTCGGTGTTTGCCTTCGGCCTGGTCGCCTTCGGCTTCCTGGGCATGGGCCCGGTCACCATCGCCGTGGATTCCTACGGCCCGGTCACCGACAACGCCCAGTCCATCTACGAGCTCTCGCTCATCGAGCAGGTTCCCAACATCGCGGCGGAGATCAAGCAGCAGAATGGCTTCGAGGTCCGCTTCGAGCGCGCCAAGGAGATGCTGGAAGCCAACGACGGCGCCGGCAACACCTTTAAGGCCACCGCCAAGCCGGTGCTCATCGGGACGGCGGTCGTGGGCGCGACCACCATGATCTTCTCCATCATCATGGCGCTCACCCGGGGCCTCACCGTCAACACCGACAAGCTCTCCCTGCTGCACGCGCCCTTCTTCCTGGGGCTGGTCACCGGCGGCGCCATGATCTTCTGGTTCGCCGGCGCTTCCATCCAGGCAGTGACCACCGGCGCCTACCGCGCGGTGGAGTTCATCAAGGCCAACATCAAGCTGGAGAGCGCGGAGAAGGCGTCGGTGGCCGACTCCAAAAAGGTGGTCGAGATCTGCACCCAATACGCGCAGAAGGGGATGTTCAACATCTTCCTCGCTGTTTTCTTCGGGACCCTGGCCTTCGCCTTCGTGGAGCCCTACTTCTTCATCGGCTACCTGATCTCGATCGCGCTCTTCGGGCTGTACCAGGCCATCTTCATGGCCAACGCGGGCGCGGCCTGGGACAACGCCAAGAAGGTGGTGGAGACCCAACTGCGTCAGAAAGGGACGGCGCTGCACGACGCCACCGTGGTCGGCGATACCGTCGGCGACCCGTTCAAGGACACCTCGTCGGTGGCCATGAATCCCGTGATCAAGTTCACCACGCTCTTCGGCCTGCTAGCCGTCGAACTGGCCGTCAGCCTCTCCCAGGACCACGCGGATCTGGGCCTGGTGCTGGCGGTGGTCTTCTTTGCTATCTCGGCGTTCTTTGTGTGGCGCTCGTTCTACGGCATGCGCATCCCGCTGAAGGAATCGCGCTAGCCAGTCTAGCGGCGGTCGTTCGGGTTGGAACCTGCCGCGGGATAGTACTCGTCGGCCTTCATTTTTTCCTTCACGCTCTTCGAAAGTTTCTCGATCTCTTCCGCCTTCTTGATCACGTCCAGCGAGAGCATGTTCTCGTTGGTCTTGTCCACGTACTCCTTGAGCTGGGTGGCCAGTTCCAGCAGCTTGTCGGTGTCGCGCTTGAGCGCCGCCTGGCGGTCCTTGTTGCGCTTGCGGGCCATGGCCTGTTCCCGCTCGAGCCGGAAGCGGTCTTCTAGAGGCGGCGCCAGGTCCGGAATGTGCCGTCTCTGGGGATCCGGATCCGGGGAAGCCTCCGCCGGCCCTGCTTGCGGCGGGGCGGCGGCCAGGGGGGCAGACTTGGACTGGCTGCCCGCATAGGCGGCCAAAAGCACGATCACAAGCAAGGAGAGCATTCGGGATAAGTTGCGCACGGCGAGCCTCGAGGGGAAAAGAATCTCCTCGAAAATTATACCGCCAACCCCTCGGCCCGTGCGGCGCGAGCGCTGCCGGCAGCGGTGACTCGGACGCCACACCGGAATTGCTATAATCGCGCGCCAACATCTAGCGTGGAAACCGGACTCAAGAACCGCGCAGTCATCGTGGCCGCCTCCAGCCAGGGCATGGGACGGGCCACCGCCGAGGCCTTCGCCGCCGAGGGCGCCCGCGTCGCCATGTGCGCGCGCAATGAAGGGACGCTGCGCGCCGCCGCCGAGGAGATCCGCCAGAAGCACAAGGCCGAGGTCTTCGCCCAGCCGCTCGACGTCACCGATGGCGAGGCCGTCGCGCGCTTCGTTGAGGCCGTAGCTGCAAAGTTTGGCCGCGTGGAAGTCTGCGTCACCAACGCCGGCGGACCGCCGGCGAAGAACTTTCTCTCACTCACGCCCGAAGAATGGCGCCAGGCGGTCGAGCTGAGCTTCCTCAGCGTGGTCAGCTTCGCCCGCGCCGCCATCCCCTACATGCAGAAGAACCGGTGGGGCCGTTTCATCACCATCACCTCCGTCTCGGTGAAGCAGCCCATCGCCGACCTGGTGCTTTCGAACGCGGTGCGCGCTTCGGTGGTCGGCCTGGTGAAGAGCCTGGCCAATGAGTTCGGCAAGGACGGCATCCTGGTGAACAACGTCGCCCCAGGCTACACCGCCACCGAGCGCCTGAAGGAGTTGGCGGGCACGCGCGCCCTCGCCGCCGGTGTCAGCGAGAAGGAGATCTACGAGCGCTGGGCCGCGGACGCCCCCGTGCGCCGCCTGGGCCGACCGGAGGAGATCGCCGACACCATCGTCTGGCTGGCCTCCGACCGCGCCTCTTACATCACCGGCCAGACGATTCTGGTGGACGGCGGCATCTACAAAGGTTTATGACAACGCTCATTCGTAAAAGGAGAAACTCATGCAGCGTCGCAAGTTCTTGAAGTCATCCTCGCTGGCTGCCGCCGCGGCAGCCGTGGCCTCGACCGAACTCGCCCGCGCTCTGCTGCGCGCCGAAGATAACGCCGGCGGCATGCCGAAAAAGTCCTATCCGCCGCTCACCGGGCCCTTTCGCCTGCCGGCGGAGTGGCACCAGGCCACCACCGCGCGCTTCCAGGCGAAGCTTGCGGCCAAAGGCTGGGACGGCGCCATCGTGCATACACCGGACAACCTCCAGTACCTAACCGGCGCTTTTGCCACCAGCACCGAGCGCGCCATCTGGCTCTTCATCCCCACCAAGGGCGAGCCCACCATCTTCTTTCCCGGGCTCGACCGCGACCTCTGGGGCACGTGGTGGATCAAGGACCGCGAGTGGTACTTCGACTACCTGCACCATGGCGGCTACAACGCGGTGATGTGGGTGGCGGGCAGCGCCGAGAACCTTTTCGAATGGATGCTCGCCGGCCTGGTGAAGCGCGGCTACGGAACGAAGCGCATCGCCTTCGAGAGCTACGGCAGCGACGACCAGATCGAGTCGCTGCGCAAGGTGGCGCCGCAGATGCGAAAAGTGTGGAGCGCGCCCGGCGGCATCCTGCTCGACATGCGCATGGTGAAGACCGCCGAGGAGATCGCGCTCGACCGTGTGGGCATGTCGCTGCACGACCGCATGATGGACTTCGCCCGCGACTACATCCTGGCGCACGGCACCGACGCCACCGACTTCGAGGTCGCGCACGCCACAGAAGCCTTTGGCGCCGCCGAACTGGTGAAGTATCTGAAGCTCGACGGCCGCCCGCACACCGGCGTGGGCGTGGATGTCGGCTTCAGCTGCCGCACCGGCGTGGCTACCGCCTATCCTCATCCCAACCAGTTCTTCTACCAGCGCATCCAGCGCGGCGACGCCATCCAGATCGCCGCCGGGGTCCACATCGGCGGATATGGCGGAGAGGGCTATCGCGCCATGCAGATCGAGGGGCCGGGCGTCACCGACCTGCATTCCAAAATGTGGGATACGCACAACGCCATGACCCTGGAGCAGCAGAAGCTGATGTTCCCGGGCGTGCGCTGCAGCAAAGTGGCCGAGGGCGTGCTCAAGCTGGCCAAGGACGCGGGCCTGGAGAAGTACGTGTATCACCGCCCGGCGCATGGCGAGGGCAGCGAAGGCCATCAGGCGCCATGGATGGCGCTGGGCGACGACACCGTGCTGGCGGAGAACATGACCTTCTCCAACGAGCCCGGCCTCTACAACCCGGAGGGCGGCTTCGGTTACAACCACTCCAACCTGGTGCGCGTGACCAAGACCGGCGGCGAGCAGATCAATCAGACGCCGCTCACCCGGGAGTG
Coding sequences:
- a CDS encoding M24 family metallopeptidase, producing the protein MQRRKFLKSSSLAAAAAAVASTELARALLRAEDNAGGMPKKSYPPLTGPFRLPAEWHQATTARFQAKLAAKGWDGAIVHTPDNLQYLTGAFATSTERAIWLFIPTKGEPTIFFPGLDRDLWGTWWIKDREWYFDYLHHGGYNAVMWVAGSAENLFEWMLAGLVKRGYGTKRIAFESYGSDDQIESLRKVAPQMRKVWSAPGGILLDMRMVKTAEEIALDRVGMSLHDRMMDFARDYILAHGTDATDFEVAHATEAFGAAELVKYLKLDGRPHTGVGVDVGFSCRTGVATAYPHPNQFFYQRIQRGDAIQIAAGVHIGGYGGEGYRAMQIEGPGVTDLHSKMWDTHNAMTLEQQKLMFPGVRCSKVAEGVLKLAKDAGLEKYVYHRPAHGEGSEGHQAPWMALGDDTVLAENMTFSNEPGLYNPEGGFGYNHSNLVRVTKTGGEQINQTPLTREWCWIKI
- a CDS encoding sodium/proton-translocating pyrophosphatase, translated to SYEIIPHLAGDDTLWWKLATIISCGTLAGAVIPELVKVFNSVDSAHVKEIVTSSREGGASLNILSGLVAGNFSAYWLGITIVALMGLAHYFASQGLEHVMVAASVFAFGLVAFGFLGMGPVTIAVDSYGPVTDNAQSIYELSLIEQVPNIAAEIKQQNGFEVRFERAKEMLEANDGAGNTFKATAKPVLIGTAVVGATTMIFSIIMALTRGLTVNTDKLSLLHAPFFLGLVTGGAMIFWFAGASIQAVTTGAYRAVEFIKANIKLESAEKASVADSKKVVEICTQYAQKGMFNIFLAVFFGTLAFAFVEPYFFIGYLISIALFGLYQAIFMANAGAAWDNAKKVVETQLRQKGTALHDATVVGDTVGDPFKDTSSVAMNPVIKFTTLFGLLAVELAVSLSQDHADLGLVLAVVFFAISAFFVWRSFYGMRIPLKESR
- a CDS encoding SDR family oxidoreductase, whose translation is METGLKNRAVIVAASSQGMGRATAEAFAAEGARVAMCARNEGTLRAAAEEIRQKHKAEVFAQPLDVTDGEAVARFVEAVAAKFGRVEVCVTNAGGPPAKNFLSLTPEEWRQAVELSFLSVVSFARAAIPYMQKNRWGRFITITSVSVKQPIADLVLSNAVRASVVGLVKSLANEFGKDGILVNNVAPGYTATERLKELAGTRALAAGVSEKEIYERWAADAPVRRLGRPEEIADTIVWLASDRASYITGQTILVDGGIYKGL